A DNA window from Paraclostridium bifermentans contains the following coding sequences:
- a CDS encoding family 10 glycosylhydrolase — protein MKKISILLLVCLLVSVGGVNIAYADQKGMNAAWITTVYNSDWPSKKNNPEAQKQQMRDILDNLKDTGINTVMFQARPKGDALYNSNINPWSEILTGEQGKNPGYDPLAFVIEEAHKRGMKVHAWLNPYRVTTSGTDLGVLSESNPARQHPDWTLTHNGRIYFNPELPQVKQLIYDTVGEIVKNYNVDGIHFDDYFYPANYPLPEGEGRDGNVANSRRNNINEMVLGVKNTIKGIKPQVEFGVSPSGIWKNKSSDVNGSDTRGKESYYSDYADTVGWIKNNYVDYIVPQLYWQIGYEIADYSKLVSWWSNQVKGSNVNLYIGQGIYKYGQEGYNGENVAREIDKQLNLNKQYSEIKGSVFYSTSDIIANREGCRDKIKNILNSSTFSDISGHWAKDYIDAFVDKGFISGYEDNTFRPDNQITRAEFVRIINQVFNLKDKKEEHFVDVNSSDWYYEDIKIAFNSGYISGELNSNGNYIFRPNDAITRQEAMKIITSVKGNKDDNLDKIYKFNDYKNIDEWAKSYVEGAVEAGYIMGDEKNNLNPKGNLTRAEAVTMLRNIG, from the coding sequence ATGAAAAAAATATCAATTTTATTATTGGTGTGCTTATTGGTTTCAGTAGGGGGAGTCAATATTGCATATGCAGATCAAAAAGGAATGAATGCAGCATGGATTACAACTGTTTATAATTCAGATTGGCCAAGTAAAAAAAATAATCCAGAAGCACAAAAACAACAAATGCGAGACATACTAGATAATTTAAAAGATACAGGAATAAATACAGTTATGTTCCAAGCTAGACCCAAAGGGGATGCTTTATATAACTCTAATATAAATCCTTGGTCAGAAATATTAACAGGAGAACAAGGAAAAAATCCAGGTTATGACCCACTAGCATTTGTTATAGAGGAAGCTCATAAAAGAGGAATGAAAGTACATGCCTGGTTAAACCCATATAGAGTTACAACTTCAGGGACTGATTTAGGTGTTTTATCAGAAAGTAACCCAGCTAGACAACACCCTGACTGGACATTAACTCATAATGGTAGGATATATTTTAATCCTGAGTTACCCCAAGTAAAGCAACTTATATATGATACAGTTGGAGAAATAGTAAAAAATTATAACGTAGATGGAATACATTTTGATGATTATTTTTATCCTGCAAACTATCCATTACCAGAAGGTGAAGGTAGAGATGGAAATGTTGCAAATTCAAGAAGAAATAATATAAATGAAATGGTATTGGGTGTAAAAAATACAATAAAAGGCATAAAACCTCAAGTTGAATTTGGAGTAAGTCCAAGCGGAATATGGAAAAATAAATCTAGTGATGTAAATGGGTCAGATACAAGAGGAAAAGAAAGTTATTATTCAGATTATGCAGATACTGTAGGTTGGATAAAAAATAATTATGTAGATTATATAGTACCACAACTATATTGGCAAATAGGTTATGAAATTGCAGATTACTCAAAGTTAGTAAGTTGGTGGTCAAATCAAGTTAAAGGAAGTAATGTAAATTTATATATTGGGCAAGGAATATATAAATATGGTCAAGAAGGATATAACGGTGAAAATGTAGCAAGAGAGATAGATAAACAATTAAATTTAAACAAACAGTACTCAGAAATAAAAGGTAGTGTTTTTTATTCTACATCAGACATTATTGCAAATAGAGAAGGATGTAGAGATAAAATTAAAAATATATTAAACTCTTCAACGTTTAGTGACATAAGCGGACATTGGGCTAAAGATTATATAGATGCATTTGTAGATAAAGGATTTATAAGTGGATATGAAGATAATACGTTTAGACCCGATAATCAAATTACAAGAGCTGAATTTGTTAGAATAATAAATCAAGTTTTTAATTTAAAAGATAAAAAGGAAGAGCATTTTGTAGATGTAAATTCATCAGATTGGTATTATGAAGATATAAAAATAGCATTTAATTCAGGGTATATATCAGGAGAGTTGAATAGTAATGGAAATTATATATTTAGACCGAATGATGCAATAACTAGACAGGAAGCTATGAAAATAATAACTAGTGTAAAAGGTAACAAAGATGATAACCTAGACAAGATATATAAATTTAATGACTATAAAAATATTGATGAATGGGCAAAATCGTATGTAGAAGGTGCGGTAGAAGCTGGTTATATAATGGGTGACGAGAAAAATAATTTAAATCCAAAAGGAAACTTAACAAGAGCGGAAGCTGTAACTATGTTAAGAAATATAGGTTAA
- a CDS encoding N-acetylmuramoyl-L-alanine amidase, which produces MRKRNKILKNVLSIGLICTLSIIGSSKISNANESTESELNSVIQSYGDSKLDVEDGISLHIGEIADFSKNPNWKLSKEGVVSLSESGQLKAIGSGTVFLSQKIGDKVHIIEIYVPAMEQKASRFYSAEGSPKRDYYKVFVDAGHGGKDSGATGFGKNEAELNLEVAKRVEKKLEEKNIQVKMSRETNEFIELGDRSRLANNYNPDVFVSIHQNSADDESANGIETYCHPDKKMYKPLALEIQNNAIAQTGARNREVKYSNLSVLRETNMPSALFESGFISNRAEYNKLVDPSYQDKLATGIATGIEEYLKNTVQLGDLPVINTGVVVNTDSLNVRAGYGTSYSIIGTLPKGAKVEIVESKNNWYKIKYNGVYGCVSGSYINIYKNGNLTDIDGHWAKNQILDFVSKGYVAGYEDNTFRPENSITRAEFVRVLNQVFKFEEKEGENFTDVNNSDWYYNDVCIGAKAGYIKGYEDGTFRPNSPITREEASKILATVLNLKGDGKLGFTDSNKISDWAKDAVDALSDNGMISGYEDNTFRPNNNITRAESVSLLSRVQK; this is translated from the coding sequence ATGAGAAAAAGGAATAAAATACTTAAAAACGTGCTATCGATAGGATTGATATGTACTTTATCTATTATAGGGAGTTCAAAAATATCTAATGCAAATGAATCTACAGAAAGTGAATTGAACTCTGTAATTCAAAGCTATGGGGATAGCAAATTAGATGTAGAAGATGGAATATCATTACATATAGGAGAAATAGCGGATTTTTCTAAAAACCCTAATTGGAAACTTTCAAAAGAAGGAGTCGTTTCACTGAGTGAAAGTGGGCAATTAAAAGCTATTGGGAGTGGAACTGTATTTTTGAGTCAAAAAATTGGTGATAAAGTTCATATAATTGAAATTTATGTACCTGCTATGGAACAAAAAGCTTCTAGATTCTACTCAGCTGAAGGAAGCCCTAAAAGAGATTATTACAAAGTTTTTGTGGATGCAGGTCATGGAGGCAAAGATTCTGGAGCAACTGGTTTTGGAAAAAACGAAGCTGAACTTAATTTAGAGGTAGCAAAAAGAGTAGAGAAAAAACTTGAAGAAAAAAATATACAAGTAAAAATGAGTAGAGAAACTAACGAATTCATAGAGTTAGGTGATAGATCAAGACTTGCAAATAATTATAATCCAGATGTATTTGTATCAATTCATCAAAACTCAGCAGACGATGAAAGTGCAAATGGAATAGAAACATATTGTCATCCAGATAAAAAAATGTATAAACCTTTAGCATTAGAGATTCAAAACAATGCAATAGCTCAAACGGGAGCAAGAAATAGAGAGGTAAAATATTCAAATTTATCTGTATTAAGAGAAACTAATATGCCATCAGCTTTATTTGAAAGTGGATTTATATCTAATAGAGCTGAATACAACAAATTAGTAGATCCTTCATATCAAGATAAACTAGCTACTGGTATAGCTACTGGTATTGAAGAATATTTAAAAAATACAGTTCAATTAGGAGATTTACCTGTAATAAATACAGGAGTAGTAGTTAATACAGACTCATTAAACGTAAGAGCTGGTTATGGAACAAGTTATTCAATTATAGGTACGCTACCAAAAGGTGCTAAAGTAGAAATTGTAGAAAGCAAAAACAATTGGTATAAAATAAAATACAATGGTGTATACGGATGTGTATCAGGAAGTTATATAAATATTTATAAAAATGGAAATTTAACTGATATAGACGGACATTGGGCAAAAAATCAAATACTTGATTTTGTATCAAAAGGATATGTAGCTGGATATGAAGATAATACATTTAGACCTGAGAATTCTATAACAAGGGCTGAATTTGTTAGAGTTTTAAATCAAGTATTTAAGTTTGAGGAAAAAGAAGGCGAAAACTTCACAGATGTAAATAATTCAGATTGGTATTATAACGATGTATGCATAGGTGCTAAAGCTGGATACATAAAAGGATATGAAGATGGTACATTTAGACCTAACAGTCCTATAACAAGAGAAGAAGCATCAAAAATATTGGCAACAGTACTTAACTTAAAAGGTGATGGTAAATTAGGATTTACAGATAGTAATAAAATATCTGACTGGGCTAAAGATGCAGTTGATGCTTTAAGTGATAATGGAATGATAAGTGGATACGAAGATAATACATTTAGACCAAATAATAATATTACTAGAGCTGAATCAGTTAGCTTATTAAGTAGAGTTCAAAAGTAA